The following are from one region of the Patagioenas fasciata isolate bPatFas1 chromosome 14, bPatFas1.hap1, whole genome shotgun sequence genome:
- the LOC136107795 gene encoding protocadherin beta-15-like, translated as MAIARQVLCVSAFLSLSHARSQPLRYSVAEEGESGSVVANVAEDAGLAPAQLSARRARLASEDGRQHFRLERGTGRLVVAERLDREELCGQAATCTLPFELVLANPLQFFRVEVAVQDINDHAPVFPEEQVTFKIPETSNPGSRFPLEGAQDLDAGNNSIQAYSISPENEYFSVSFGARRNGDKYVELVLQKPLDREEQAEMHFTVIAMDGGVLPRSGTTQIHIVVLDANDNAPVFTQDRYVGHILENAPEGSVVLRVVATDQDVGVNGDISYQFSQAVGQIPLGFVIDPISGEIKLTKSLDFEAAQKYELSVRATDGGGLSAICKVLVQVVDVNDNAPELVVSSFSSPLPENTLPGTVVALFNVKDRDSGANGKISCALEDQLSFSLHPAYKNYYELVTVSVLDREEIAQYILSVTAADMGSPPLTTTQTFTVDISDVNDNAPVFNQTSYTMYVRENNVPTVLVGAVSAADADTGSNAKVTYSLLPAHPTEQPPCSCISVNSENGDVFVLRPLDYEQLKQIEVLVSASDAGSPTLSANITVRLVVVDENDNAPLVLYPSQDSNPPPSELVPMSSEAGYLVTKVVAVDADSGQNSWLSYHLLRATDPGLFVVGAQSGEVRLRRPVTERDAVKQKLVILVRDNGQPPLSATASLSALLLSGFSDLHLPHSSLTTEDDGDSLTMYLIISLVFVSLLFLASMAAFFTHKVCKRKELKCGHVLYGAGTLQGGLADAAAMGTLPHPYCYEINLTTGSGNSEFKFLKPILPSLPPQHCTMGRGTGEEQDFTCDPVTMEDMAPNNAGTLSAEQFNSLSFN; from the coding sequence ATGGCTATCGCAAGGCAAGTGCtttgtgtctctgctttcctgtctCTGTCGCACGCTCGCTCCCAGCCCTTGCGCTACTCCGTAGCCGAGGAGGGGGAGAGCGGCTCGGTGGTAGCCAACGTGGCGGAGGACGCGGGGctggccccggcgcagctctcggCTCGCCGCGCCCGCCTGGCCTCGGAGGACGGCCGGCAGCACTTTCGCTTAGAGCGCGGCACCGGCCGCCTGGTCGTGGCGGAGAGGCTGGACCGAGAGGAGCTGTGCGGGCAGGCTGCTACCTGCACGCTGCCCTTCGAGCTGGTGCTGGCCAACCCCCTGCAGTTCTTTCGGGTCGAGGTGGCCGTGCAGGACATTAATGACCATGCGCCTGTTTTCCCAGAGGAACAAGTCACTTTTAAGATCCCAGAAACCAGCAACCCGGGCTCGCGTTTCCCACTGGAGGGAGCCCAGGACCTGGATGCTGGCAACAACAGCATCCAGGCTTACAGCATCTCTCCCGAGAACGAGTACTTTAGTGTCTCCTTTGGGGCTCGGCGTAATGGTGACAAATATGTGGAACTGGTCTTGCAAAAGCCACTAGACAGAGAGGAACAGGCAGAGATGCATTTCACTGTCATTGCCATGGATGGAGGTGTTCTGCCCAGGAGTGGGACCACACAAATCCATATTGTAGTTCTAGATGCAAATGACAATGCACCAGTCTTCACACAGGATCGGTATGTTGGCCATATTTTGGAAAATGCACCAGAGGGTTCAGTGGTTCTCAGAGTGGTGGCAACCGATCAGGATGTGGGAGTTAATGGGGACATCTCCTATCAGTTCAGCCAAGCCGTGGGCCAGATTCCTTTGGGATTTGTGATTGACCCCATCAGTGGTGAAATTAAACTCACAAAGTCTTTGGACTTTGAGGCTGCACAGAAATACGAGCTCAGCGTACGAGCCACTGATGGTGGTGGCCTCTCAGCAATCTGCAAGGTGCTGGTACAAGTGGTGGATGTGAATGACAATGCTCCAGAACTGGTGGTCAGTTCCTTCAGCAGCCCCCTCCCTGAAAACACATTACCTGGGACAGTGGTCGCCCTCTTTAATGTCAAAGACAGAGATTCTGGAGCCAATGGGAAGATTTCCTGTGCCCTTGAGGACCAGCTGTCATTCTCCCTGCATCCGGCCTATAAGAATTACTATGAGTTGGTGACTGTGAGTGTGCTGGACCGGGAAGAGATTGCACAGTACATCCTGAGTGTCACAGCAGCAGACATGGGGTCAcctcctctcacaaccacccagaCCTTCACAGTGGACATCTCTGATGTGAATGACAATGCTCCTGTCTTCAACCAGACATCATACACCATGTATGTGCGTGAGAACAATGTTCCCACGGTGCTTGTTGGAGCTGTCAGCGCTGCAGATGCTGACACAGGGTCAAATGCCAAGGTGACCTATTCCCTGTTACCAGCCCACCCCACAGAGCAGCCTCCCTGTTCCTGCATCTCTGTGAACTCTGAGAATGGGGATGTGTTTGTGCTGCGCCCTCTGGACTACGAGCAGCTGAAGCAGATCGAGGTCTTAGTGAGCGCTTCTGATGCAGGGTCTCCTACTCTCAGTGCCAACATCACTGTCCGCCTTGTTGTGGTGGATGAGAATGACAATGCACCACTGGTGCTGTACCCCTCACAGGACAGCAACCCACCGCCCAGTGAGCTGGTGCCCATGTCATCTGAGGCTGGGTACCTGGTCACCAAAGTGGTGGCTGTCGATGCTGACTCAGGACAGAACTCGTGGCTCTCGTACCACCTACTGAGGGCCACTGACCCTGGACTGTTTGTGGTGGGTGCCCAAAGTGGGGAGGTGCGGCTGAGGAGGCCCGTGACAGAGAGAGATGCTGTGAAGCAGAAGCTTGTTATCCTTGTGCGAGACAACGGGCAACCACCGCTGTCAGCCACAGCATCGCTGAGTGCACTCCTGCTCAGTGGCTTCTCAGACCTGCACCTACCGCACAGCAGCCTGACCACAGAGGATGATGGTGACTCGCTAACAAtgtatttaataatttcattGGTCTTTGTCTCACTCCTCTTCCTCGCATCCATGGCAGCCTTTTTCACTCACAAGGTTTGCAAGAGAAAGGAGTTGAAGTGTGGGCATGTACTCTATGGTGCTGGCACCTTGCAGGGTGGCCTGGCTGATGCAGCTGCTATGGGGACTCTGCCCCACCCCTATTGCTATGAGATCAACCTCACAACAGGTTCAGGCAACAGCGAGTTCAAGTTCCTGAAACCCATCCTCCCCAGcctgccaccacagcactgcaccaTGGGCAGGGGCACAGGTGAGGAGCAGGATTTCACATGTGACCCTGTTACCATGGAGGACATGGCACCAAACAATGCAGGGACCCTCTCTGCGGAGCAGTTCAATAGTCTTTCCTTTAACTAG
- the LOC136107878 gene encoding protocadherin beta-4-like codes for MAFARQVLCLSAFLSLVHGRSELLRYSVAEERESGSVVANVAEDAGLAPAQLSARRARLASEDGRQHFRLERGTGRLVVAERLDREELCGQAATCTLPFELVLANPLQFFRVEVAVQDINDHSPVFPEEQVTFKILETSNPGSRFPLEGAQDLDIGSNSIQAYSISPENEYFSVFFGSHSDYEKYVELVLEKPLDREEQADMRFSLIAMDGGSPSRSGTMEIHIVVLDVNDNTPLFTQRVYIGKVLENAPEGSVVIRVVATDVDVGPNGDISYQFSQAVSQSDSTFVIDPVSGEIKLTKPLDFEAAEKYELSVRATDGGGLSAICKVLVEVVDVNDNAPELVVSSFSSPLPENALPGMVVALFNVKDRDSGANGKISCALEDQLAFSLHPAYKNYYELVTVSVLDREETARYILSVTAADAGSPPLTTTHTFTVDISDVNDNAPIFNQTSYTMYVHENNVPTVLVGAVSAADTDTGSNAKVTYSLLPAHPTEQPPCSCISVNSENGDVFVLRPLDYEQVKQIEVSVRASDAGSPPLSANVTVRLVVVHENDNVPLVLYPSQDSSPPSSELVPMSAEAGYLVTKVVAVDADSGQNSWLSYHLLRATDPGLFVVGAQSGEVRLRRPVTERDPMKQKLVVLVRDNGQPPLSATASLSALLLSDFSDVRLPHSSLATEDDGDSLTMYLIISLVFVSLLFLASMAAFVLRKMCKRNELKGGHMLYGAGNLQSGLADAAAAGTLPHPYCYEISLTTGSGNSEFKFLKPILPSLPPQHCTTGRVTDDEQVFPSGPITLEDVAPAHPGMLSAEQFNSL; via the coding sequence ATGGCGTTCGCAAGGCAAGTGCTTTGTCTCTCTGCTTTCCTGTCCCTCGTGCACGGTCGTTCTGAGCTCCTGCGCTACTCCGTAGCCGAGGAGAGGGAGAGCGGCTCGGTGGTAGCCAACGTGGCGGAGGACGCGGGGctggccccggcgcagctctcggCTCGCCGCGCCCGCCTGGCCTCGGAGGACGGCCGGCAGCACTTTCGCTTAGAGCGCGGCACCGGCCGCCTGGTCGTGGCGGAGAGGCTGGACCGGGAGGAGCTGTGCGGGCAGGCTGCTACCTGCACGCTGCCCTTCGAGCTGGTGCTGGCCAACCCCCTGCAGTTCTTTCGGGTCGAGGTGGCCGTGCAGGATATTAATGACCATTCGCCCGTTTTCCCGGAGGAACAAGTCACTTTTAAGATCCTGGAAACCAGCAACCCGGGCTCGCGTTTCCCACTGGAGGGAGCTCAGGACCTGGATATTGGCAGCAACAGCATCCAGGCTTACAGCATCTCTCCCGAGAACGAGTACTTTAGCGTCTTCTTTGGGAGTCACAGTGATTATGAAAAGTACGTGGAACTGGTCTTGGAAAAGCCGCTGGACAGAGAGGAGCAGGCAGATATGCGTTTCAGTCTCATTGCTATGGATGGCGGCTCTCCTTCCAGGAGTGGGACCATGGAAATCCATATTGTTGTTCTAGACGTAAATGACAACACCCCACTCTTCACACAGAGAGTGTACATTGGGAAGGTTTTGGAAAATGCACCAGAGGGCTCTGTGGTTATCAGAGTGGTGGCAACAGATGTGGATGTTGGACCTAATGGGGACATCTCCTATCAGTTTAGCCAAGCAGTGAGCCAGAGTGACTCAACATTTGTGATTGACCCAGTGAGTGGTGAAATTAAACTTACAAAGCCTCTGGACTTTGAGGCTGCAGAGAAATATGAGCTTAGTGTGCGGGCCACAGATGGTGGTGGCCTGTCAGCAATCTGCAAGGTGTTGGTGGAGGTGGTAGATGTGAATGACAATGCACCAGAGCTGGTGGTCAGTTCCTTCAGCAGCCCCCTCCCTGAGAATGCATTACCCGGAATGGTGGTCGCCCTCTTTAATGTCAAGGACAGAGATTCTGGAGCCAATGGGAAGATCTCCTGTGCCCTTGAGGACCAGCTCGCATTCTCCCTGCATCCAGCCTATAAGAATTACTATGAGCTGGTGACTGTGAGTGTGCTGGACCGGGAAGAGACTGCACGGTACATCCTGAGTGTCACAGCAGCAGACGCGGGGTCAcctcctctcacaaccacccaCACCTTCACAGTGGACATCTCTGATGTGAATGACAATGCTCCTATCTTCAACCAGACATCGTACACCATGTATGTGCATGAGAACAATGTCCCCACAGTGCTTGTTGGAGCTGTCAGCGCTGCAGATACTGACACAGGGTCAAATGCCAAGGTGACCTATTCCCTGTTACCAGCCCACCCCACAGAGCAGCCTCCCTGTTCCTGCATCTCTGTGAACTCTGAGAATGGGGATGTGTTTGTGTTGCGGCCTCTGGACTATGAGCAGGTGAAGCAGATTGAAGTCTCTGTGCGTGCCTCTGATGCAGGGTCTCCTCCACTCAGTGCCAATGTCACTGTCCGCCTTGTCGTTGTGCATGAGAATGACAATGTGCCACTGGTGTTGTACCCCTCACAGGACAGCAGCCCACCATCCAGTGAACTGGTGCCCATGTCAGCTGAGGCTGGGTACCTTGTCACCAAAGTGGTGGCTGTTGATGCTGACTCGGGGCAGAACTCGTGGCTCTCGTACCACCTGCTGAGGGCCACCGATCCTGGACTGTTTGTGGTGGGTGCTCAAAGTGGCGAGGTGCGGCTGAGAAGGCCCGTGACAGAGAGAGACCCCATGAAGCAGAAGCTTGTTGTTCTGGTGCGAGACAACGGGCAGCCACCGCTGTCAGCCACAGCCTCATTGAGTGCACTCCTGCTCAGTGACTTCTCAGATGTGCGTCTACCACACAGCAGCCTGGCCACAGAGGATGATGGTGACTCCCTAACAAtgtatttaataatttcattGGTCTTTGTCTCACTTCTCTTCCTCGCATCCATGGCAGCCTTTGTTCTCCGCAAGATGTGCAAGAGAAATGAGCTGAAGGGTGGGCATATGCTTTATGGTGCTGGAAACTTGCAGAGCGGCCTGGCTgatgcagctgctgcagggaccctgccccACCCCTATTGCTATGAGATCAGCCTCACAACAGGCTCAGGAAACAGCGAGTTCAAGTTCCTGAAGCCCATCCTCCCCAGcctgccaccacagcactgcaccaCTGGTAGGGTCACTGATGATGAACAGGTTTTCCCCAGTGGCCCTATCACCCTGGAGGATGTGGCACCTGCCCATCCAGggatgctctctgcagagcagttcAATAGTCTTTAA
- the LOC136107828 gene encoding protocadherin beta-15-like, with amino-acid sequence MAIARQVLCVSAFLSLVHARSQPLRYSVAEEGESGSVVANVAEDAGLAPAQLSTRRARLASEDGRQHFRLERGTGRLVVAERLDREELCGQAATCTLLFELVLVNPLQFLRVEVTVKDINDHAPVFPEEQVTFKIPERSDPGSRFPLVGAQDLDIGSNSIQAYSISPENEYFSVSFGIQSGDEKYIELVLEKPLDREEQADIHFTVIAMDGGSPPRSGTAEILIIVLDVNDNSPVFTQKVYIAKVLENAPEGSVVLSVVATDLDAGPNGDISYQLISALGQSDSVFVIDPTSGEIRLSKPLDFEATESHELTVQARDSGGLSAICKVLVEVVDVNDNAPELVVSSFSSPLPENTLPGTVVALFTVRDRDSGANGKISCALEDQLSFSLRQAYKNYYELVTVSELDREEIAQYILSVTAADAGSPPLTTTQTFTVDISDVNDNAPVFSQTSYTMYVHENNVPTVLVGAVTAADADTGSNAKVTYSLLPARPTEQPPCSCISVNSENGDVFVLRPLDYEQVKQIEVLVRASDIGSPSLNSNVTVRLVVVDENDNAPLVLYPSQGSSPPSSELVPMSADAGYLVTKVVAVDADSGQNSWLSYHLLRATDPGLFVVSAQSGEVRLRRPVTERDTVKQKLVVLVHDNGQPPLSATASLSALLLSDFSDVRLPHSSLATEDDGDSLTMYLIISLVFVSLLFLASMAAFVARKVCMRREIKGGHVLYGAGTLQGGLADAAAAGTLPHPYCYEISLTTGSGNSEFKFLKPILPSLPPQHCTTGEGTDGEQDFPSHPISIEDVAPENPGMLSAEQFNDLSFK; translated from the coding sequence ATGGCGATCGCAAGGCAAGTGCtttgtgtctctgctttcctgtccctggtgcacGCTCGCTCCCAGCCCCTGCGCTACTCCGTAGCCGAGGAGGGGGAGAGCGGCTCGGTGGTAGCCAACGTGGCGGAGGACGCGGGGctggccccggcgcagctctcgaCTCGCCGCGCCCGCCTGGCCTCGGAGGACGGCCGGCAGCACTTTCGCTTAGAGCGCGGCACCGGCCGCCTGGTCGTGGCGGAGAGGCTGGACCGGGAGGAGCTGTGCGGGCAGGCTGCTACCTGCACGCTGCTCTTCGAGCTGGTGCTGGTCAACCCCCTGCAGTTCTTGCGGGTCGAGGTGACCGTGAAGGACATCAATGACCATGCGCCCGTTTTCCCAGAGGAACAAGTCACTTTTAAGATCCCTGAAAGGAGCGACCCGGGCTCGCGTTTCCCACTGGTGGGGGCTCAGGACCTGGATATTGGCAGCAACAGCATCCAGGCTTACAGCATCTCTCCCGAGAATGAATACTTTAGTGTTTCCTTTGGAATTCAGAGTGGGGATGAAAAGTATATTGAACTGGTCTTGGAAAAGCCGTTAGATAGAGAGGAGCAGGCAGACATACATTTCACTGTCATTGCCATGGATGGGGGCTCTCCTCCCAGGAGTGGGACCGCTGAAATCCTCATTATTGTTCTGGATGTAAATGACAATTCTCCAGTCTTCACACAGAAAGTGTACATTGCAAAGGTTTTGGAAAACGCACCAGAGGGCTCTGTGGTTCTCAGTGTGGTGGCAACTGATCTGGATGCAGGACCTAATGGGGACATCTCATATCAGTTGATCTCAGCGCTGGGCCAGAGTGACTCGGTATTTGTGATTGACCCCACCAGTGGTGAAATTAGACTCTCAAAGCCTCTGGACTTCGAGGCAACAGAGAGTCATGAACTCACCGTGCAAGCCAGGGATAGTGGTGGCCTGTCAGCAATCTGCAAGGTGTTGGTGGAGGTGGTGGATGTGAATGACAATGCACCAGAGCTGGTGGTCAGTTCCTTCAGCAGCCCCCTCCCTGAGAACACATTACCTGGGACAGTGGTCGCCCTCTTTACTGTCAGGGACAGGGATTCTGGAGCCAATGGGAAGATCTCCTGTGCCCTTGAGGACCAGCTGTCATTCTCCCTGCGTCAAGCCTATAAGAATTACTATGAGCTGGTTACCGTGAGTGAGCTGGACCGCGAGGAGATTGCACAGTACATCCTGAGTGTCACAGCAGCAGACGCAGGGTCAcctcctctcacaaccacccagaCCTTCACAGTGGACATCTCTGATGTGAATGACAATGCTCCTGTCTTCAGCCAGACATCGTACACCATGTATGTGCATGAGAACAATGTCCCCACGGTGCTTGTTGGAGCTGTCACTGCTGCAGATGCAGACACAGGGTCGAATGCCAAGGTGACCTATTCCCTGTTACCAGCCCGCCCCACAGAGCAGCCTCCCTGTTCCTGCATCTCTGTGAACTCTGAGAATGGGGATGTGTTTGTGTTGCGGCCTCTGGACTATGAGCAGGTGAAGCAGATTGAAGTCTTAGTGCGTGCTTCTGACATAGGGTCTCCCTCACTCAATTCCAATGTCACTGTCCGCCTTGTTGTGGTGGATGAGAATGACAATGCACCACTGGTGTTGTATCCCTCACAGGGCAGCAGCCCACCTTCCAGTGAACTGGTGCCCATGTCAGCTGATGCTGGATACCTTGTCACCAAAGTGGTGGCTGTTGATGCTGACTCGGGGCAGAACTCGTGGCTCTCGTACCACCTGTTGAGGGCCACTGACCCTGGACTGTTTGTGGTGAGTGCCCAAAGTGGGGAGGTGCGACTGAGGAGGCCTGTGACGGAGAGAGATACTGTAAAACAGAAGCTCGTGGTTCTGGTGCATGACAACGGGCAACCACCGCTGTCAGCCACAGCCTCACTGAGTGCACTCTTGCTCAGTGACTTCTCAGATGTGCGCCTACCACACAGCAGCCTGGCCACAGAGGATGATGGTGACTCCCTAACAAtgtatttaataatttcattGGTTTTTGTTTCACTCCTCTTCCTCGCATCCATGGCAGCCTTCGTTGCTCGCAAGGTGTGCATGAGAAGGGAGATCAAGGGTGGGCACGTGCTCTACGGTGCTGGCACCTTGCAGGGTGGCCTGGCCGATGCAGCTGCTGCAGGCACCCTGCCCCACCCCTATTGCTATGAGATCAGCCTCACAACAGGCTCGGGCAACAGCGAGTTCAAGTTCCTGAAGCCCATCCTCCCCAGCCTaccaccacagcactgcaccaCTGGTGAAGGCACTGATGGTGAACAGGATTTCCCCAGTCACCCTATCAGTATAGAAGATGTAGCACCAGAGAACCCAGGGATGCTCTCTGCGGAGCAGTTCAATGATCTTTCCTTTAAGTAG
- the LOC136107897 gene encoding protocadherin beta-15-like — MAIARQVLCLSAFLSLVHGRSELLRYSVAEEGESGSVVANVAEDAGLAPAQLSARRARLASEDGRQHFRLERGTGRLVVAERLDREELCGQADVCTLPFELVLVNPLQFFRVEVTVQDINDHAPVFPEEQVTFKIPERNDPGSRFPLVGAQDLDIGSNSIQAYSISPENVYFNVSFGIRSNGDKYVELVLEKPLDREEQSEMGFRLIAIDGGSPPMSGTTQIHVIVLDVNDNAPVFTQDRYVGKVLENAPEGSVVLRVVATDLDVGPNGNVSYRFSQAVSQSDSAFVIDHVSGEIKLSKPVDFEAAERYELSVQATDGGGLSAICKVLVEVVDVNDNAPEVVVSTFSTPLPENALPGTVVAIFNVKDRDAGVNGKISCALEDQLSFSLRQAYKNYYELVTVSALDREETARYILSVTAADAGSPPLTSTQTFTVDISDVNDNAPVFSQTLYTMYVRENNVPTVLVGTVTAADADTGSNAKVTYSLVLVNPTEQPPCSCISVNSENGDVFVSRPLDYEQVKQIEVLVSASDAGSPALSSNVTVRLVVVDENDNAPLVLYPSQDSSPPSSELVPMSSEAGYLVTKVVAVDADSGQNSWLSYHLLRATDPGLFVVSAQSGEVRLRRPVTERDTVKQKLVVLVRDNGQPPLSATASLSVLLLSDFSDVRLPHSSLATEDDGDSLTMYLIISLVFISLLFLTSMAAFVARKVCMRREIKGGHVLYGADTLQGGLADAAAAGTLPHPYCYEISLTTGSGNSEFKFLKPILPSLPPQHCITGGGPDDEQDFTCGPITLEDVAPAHPGMLSAEQFNSLSFK; from the coding sequence ATGGCTATCGCAAGGCAAGTGCTTTGTCTCTCTGCTTTCCTGTCCCTCGTGCACGGTCGTTCTGAGCTCCTGCGCTACTCCGTAGCCGAGGAGGGGGAGAGCGGCTCGGTGGTAGCCAACGTGGCGGAGGACGCGGGGctggccccggcgcagctctcggCTCGCCGCGCACGCCTGGCCTCGGAGGACGGCCGGCAGCACTTTCGCTTAGAGCGCGGCACCGGCCGCCTGGTCGTGGCGGAGAGGCTGGACCGGGAGGAGCTGTGCGGGCAGGCTGATGTCTGCACGCTGCCCTTCGAGCTGGTGCTGGTCAACCCCCTGCAGTTCTTTCGGGTCGAGGTGACCGTGCAGGACATTAATGACCATGCGCCCGTTTTCCCAGAGGAACAAGTCACTTTTAAGATCCCGGAAAGGAACGACCCGGGCTCGCGTTTCCCACTGGTGGGGGCTCAGGACCTGGATATTGGCAGCAACAGCATCCAGGCTTACAGCATCTCTCCCGAGAACGTATACTTTAATGTCTCTTTTGGGATTCGTAGTAACGGTGACAAATATGTCGAACTGGTCTTGGAGAAGCCACTAGACAGAGAGGAGCAGTCAGAGATGGGTTTCAGACTCATTGCAATAGATGGGGGCTCTCCGCCCATGAGTGGGACCACACAAATCCATGTTATTGttctagatgtaaatgacaatgCTCCAGTCTTCACGCAAGATCGATACGTTGGGAAGGTTTTGGAAAATGCACCAGAGGGCTCTGTTGTTCTCAGAGTGGTGGCAACTGATCTGGATGTTGGACCTAATGGGAATGTCTCCTATCGGTTCAGCCAAGCAGTGAGTCAGAGTGACTCTGCATTTGTGATTGACCATGTGAGTGGTGAAATTAAACTCTCAAAGCCTGTGGACTTTGAGGCTGCAGAGAGATATGAACTCAGTGTGCAGGCCACTGATGGTGGTGGCCTGTCAGCAATCTGCAAGGTATTGGTGGAGGTGGTGGATGTGAATGACAATGCACCTGAGGTGGTAGTCAGTACCTTCAGCACCCCCCTCCCTGAGAACGCATTACCTGGGACAGTGGTCGCCATCTTTAATGTCAAAGATAGGGATGCTGGAGTCAATGGGAAGATCTCCTGTGCCCTTGAAGACCAGCTGTCATTCTCCCTGCGTCAAGCCTATAAGAATTACTATGAGCTGGTGACTGTGAGTGCGCTGGACCGGGAAGAGACTGCACGGTACATCCTGAGTGTCACAGCAGCAGACGCGGGGTCACCTCCTCTCACATCCACCCAGACCTTCACAGTGGACATCTCTGATGTGAATGACAATGCTCCTGTCTTCAGCCAGACATTGTACACCATGTATGTGCGTGAGAACAATGTCCCCACAGTGCTTGTTGGAACTGTCACTGCTGCAGATGCTGACACTGGGTCCAATGCCAAGGTGACCTATTCCCTGGTGCTGGTCAACCCCACAGaacagcctccctgctcctgcatcTCTGTAAACTCTGAGAATGGGGATGTGTTTGTGTCGCGGCCTCTGGACTATGAGCAGGTGAAGCAGATTGAGGTCTTGGTGAGTGCTTCTGATGCAGGGTCTCCTGCCCTCAGTTCCAACGTCACTGTCCGCCTTGTTGTGGTGGATGAGAATGACAATGCACCACTGGTGCTGTACCCCTCACAGGACAGCAGCCCACCGTCCAGTGAGCTGGTGCCCATGTCATCTGAGGCTGGGTACCTTGTCACCAAAGTGGTGGCGGTCGATGCTGACTCGGGGCAGAACTCATGGCTCTCGTATCACCTGTTGAGGGCCACTGACCCCGGGCTGTTTGTGGTGAGTGCCCAAAGTGGGGAGGTGCGGCTGAGGAGGCCCGTGACGGAGAGAGATACTGTAAAACAGAAGCTCGTTGTTCTGGTGCGAGACAACGGGCAACCACCGCTGTCAGCCACAGCATCACTGAGTGTGCTCCTGCTCAGTGACTTCTCAGATGTGCGCCTGCCACACAGCAGCCTGGCCACAGAGGATGATGGTGACTCCCTAACAAtgtatttaataatttcattGGTTTTTATCTCGCTCCTCTTCCTCACATCCATGGCAGCCTTCGTTGCTCGCAAGGTGTGCATGAGAAGGGAGATCAAGGGTGGGCACGTGCTCTACGGTGCTGACACCTTGCAGGGTGGCCTGGCCGATGCAGCTGCTGCAGGCACCCTGCCCCACCCCTATTGCTATGAGATCAGCCTCACAACAGGCTCGGGCAACAGTGAGTTCAAGTTCCTGAAGCCCATCCTCCCCAGcctgccaccacagcactgcatCACAGGTGGGGGCCCAGATGATGAACAGGATTTCACCTGTGGCCCTATCACCCTGGAGGATGTGGCACCAGCCCACCCAGggatgctctctgcagagcagttcAATAGTCTTTCCTTTAAGTAG
- the LOC136107847 gene encoding protocadherin beta-15-like: MAIARQVLCLSAFLSVVHVRSQPLRYSVAEEGESGSVVANVAEDAGLAPVQLSARRARLASEDGRQHFRLERGTGRLVLAERLDREELCGQADVCTLPFELVLANPLQFLRVEVTVEDINDHAPVFPEEQVTVNIPEPGNPGSRFPLEGAQDLDIGSNSIQAYSISPENEYFSVFFGGQSEDEKYVELVLEKPLDREEQADMRFSLIAVDGGSPPRSGTIEILIFVLDVNDNSPVFTQRVYVGKVLENAPEGSVVLRVVATDLDAGPNGDISYQFSQAVSQSDSAFVIDPVSGEIKLSKPLDFETAERYELSVRATDGGGLSAICKVLVEVVDVNDNAPELVVSSLSSPLPENTLPGTVVALFNVKDRDTGANGKISCALEDQLSFSL, translated from the coding sequence ATGGCGATCGCAAGGCAAGTGCTTTGTCTCTCTGCTTTCCTGTCCGTGGTGCACGTTCGCTCGCAGCCCCTGCGCTACTCCGTAGCCGAGGAGGGGGAGAGCGGGTCGGTGGTAGCCAACGTGGCGGAGGACGCGGGGCTGGCCCCGGTGCAGCTCTCGGCTCGCCGCGCACGCCTGGCCTCGGAGGACGGCCGGCAGCACTTTCGCTTAGAGCGCGGCACCGGCCGCCTGGTCTTGGCGGAGAGGCTGGACCGGGAGGAGCTGTGCGGGCAGGCTGATGTCTGCACGCTGCCCTTCGAGCTGGTACTGGCCAACCCCCTGCAGTTCTTGCGGGTCGAGGTGACCGTGGAGGACATCAACGACCATGCGCCCGTTTTCCCAGAGGAACAAGTCACCGTTAATATTCCTGAACCGGGCAACCCGGGCTCGCGTTTTCCACTGGAGGGAGCTCAGGACCTGGATATTGGCAGCAACAGCATCCAGGCTTACAGCATTTCTCCCGAGAACGAGTACTTTAGTGTCTTCTTTGGGGGTCAGAGTGAGGATGAGAAGTATGTGGAACTGGTCTTGGAAAAGCCGCTGGACAGAGAGGAGCAGGCAGATATGCGTTTCAGTCTCATTGCCGTGGATGGGGGCTCTCCTCCCAGGAGTGGGACTATAGAAATCCTCATTTTTGTTCTGGACGTAAATGACAACTCTCCAGTCTTCACACAGAGAGTGTACGTTGGGAAGGTTTTGGAAAATGCACCAGAAGGCTCTGTAGTTCTCAGAGTGGTGGCAACTGATCTGGATGCAGGACCTAATGGGGACATCTCCTATCAGTTTAGCCAAGCTGTGAGCCAGAGTGACTCAGCATTTGTGATTGATCCTGTGAGCGGTGAAATTAAACTCTCAAAGCCTCTGGACTTTGAGACTGCAGAGAGATATGAACTCAGTGTTCGAGCCACTGATGGTGGTGGCCTGTCAGCAATCTGCAAGGTATTGGTGGAGGTGGTGGATGTGAATGACAATGCACCTGAGCTGGTGGTCAGTTCCCTCAGCAGCCCCCTCCCTGAAAACACATTACCGGGGACAGTGGTTGCCCTCTTTAATGTCAAGGATAGGGATACTGGAGCCAATGGGAAGATCTCCTGTGCCCTTGAGGACCAGCTCTCATTCTCCCTGTGA